A region of Paenibacillus sp. JNUCC-31 DNA encodes the following proteins:
- a CDS encoding nucleotidyl transferase AbiEii/AbiGii toxin family protein: protein MSGKNIKMHLLNEDERFIVVLEALLKRATLVDDPFILKGSLLTRQYLENPSIRYVDDIDFLYAGRIESEDEANEIFTDWMIRVTEMDLNDGIVFRSFRENTFWRRIDYAMADDFPTVNTELAFYIDSEPRKEDMYEDELHLDISFNLDLNEKSVALLYQPMVGEAFVVPHTVPLSIQIAWKLHQTIVRPRFKDLYDLQHLLSNPSYDQQALQETLQTLVNECAIDPAISKEDMKKVLVDDLHDVYSRLNYDYDLQYYAGSRSPEVYFMEFVSELRQTMNHAGINSYAYENLPSCTTHK from the coding sequence TTGTCTGGAAAAAACATAAAAATGCACCTCTTAAATGAGGATGAGAGATTCATTGTGGTGTTAGAAGCCTTATTGAAACGTGCCACTCTAGTAGATGACCCATTTATATTAAAAGGTAGCTTGTTAACCAGACAGTATTTGGAGAATCCAAGTATTCGGTATGTTGATGATATTGATTTTTTGTATGCAGGTCGAATTGAGAGCGAGGATGAAGCCAATGAAATTTTTACAGATTGGATGATTCGGGTAACTGAGATGGATCTGAATGACGGTATCGTATTCCGAAGCTTTCGGGAGAATACCTTTTGGCGCAGAATAGACTACGCGATGGCGGATGATTTTCCCACGGTGAACACGGAGCTTGCCTTTTATATTGATAGTGAACCAAGGAAAGAAGATATGTATGAGGATGAGCTGCATCTGGATATATCCTTTAACCTCGACTTGAATGAGAAGTCTGTTGCTCTACTGTACCAACCCATGGTTGGAGAAGCTTTTGTGGTTCCTCACACCGTACCACTCTCCATTCAAATTGCATGGAAGCTACATCAAACGATAGTGAGGCCACGGTTCAAAGACTTGTATGATTTGCAGCATCTGTTGTCTAACCCGTCATACGATCAGCAAGCTCTCCAGGAGACACTACAGACGCTAGTCAACGAGTGCGCTATTGACCCAGCCATTTCCAAAGAGGATATGAAAAAGGTACTGGTTGACGATCTTCATGATGTGTATTCGAGGTTAAACTACGATTATGACCTACAGTATTATGCCGGAAGTCGTAGTCCTGAAGTGTACTTTATGGAGTTTGTCTCGGAGCTGCGCCAAACGATGAATCACGCCGGGATTAATAGTTACGCATATGAAAATCTACCCAGCTGTACTACACATAAATAG
- a CDS encoding SMI1/KNR4 family protein — translation MRLDANTIVFPLPTDKLLDVVERSLRVSFPETYRSFMKGNNGAVPIANKFSYNQREYIIEKFLCILNDSESDPINGWYDIEVTITQIGDRLTDNEDLVGMNVVPIAALFSGDFICLDFRETEEPTVVIWFHEESEEFSPVTQSVAHNISEFFEMLNE, via the coding sequence GTGAGATTGGATGCTAATACGATTGTCTTTCCATTGCCAACCGATAAATTATTAGATGTAGTTGAGCGAAGCTTGAGAGTTTCATTTCCTGAAACTTATAGGAGTTTTATGAAGGGAAATAATGGAGCTGTGCCAATCGCGAATAAGTTTAGTTATAATCAGCGTGAATATATAATTGAGAAATTTCTTTGTATATTGAATGACAGTGAGTCTGATCCTATTAATGGATGGTATGATATTGAAGTTACTATTACACAAATAGGTGATAGATTAACTGATAATGAAGATTTAGTGGGAATGAATGTAGTTCCTATTGCAGCGCTTTTTTCAGGAGATTTTATTTGTTTAGATTTTAGAGAAACAGAAGAGCCTACTGTAGTTATTTGGTTTCATGAAGAGTCAGAGGAGTTTTCTCCTGTGACACAAAGTGTAGCTCATAATATATCAGAATTTTTTGAAATGCTAAATGAATAA
- a CDS encoding pentapeptide repeat-containing protein has translation MEGNLNRKFDLHKKWVETIGKEGEMLKLDEVDLRSFDLSHILLEQAYLIECTFDDLKLENIDFHTSLLASSSFKNAYLDKCDFYKSDLRYTNFSGCVVKNSRFSKGDCWEAIFRNAYLVDCNLINVSFYLTDFSWATLENIDISVATFEETLLSGVTLKNIKGVEEAHIKSINIGTLEKPILLKSDEAKKWMLEKCEVSG, from the coding sequence ATGGAAGGAAATCTTAATAGGAAGTTTGATTTGCATAAAAAATGGGTTGAGACAATTGGTAAAGAAGGGGAAATGTTAAAGTTAGATGAAGTGGACTTAAGAAGTTTTGATTTATCCCATATATTGCTTGAACAAGCATATTTAATAGAGTGTACTTTTGATGATCTCAAACTGGAAAATATCGATTTTCACACATCATTATTAGCCTCGTCATCATTTAAAAATGCATATTTAGATAAATGTGATTTTTATAAATCAGATCTAAGATATACAAATTTTTCCGGTTGCGTCGTTAAAAACAGTAGATTTAGTAAAGGTGATTGTTGGGAAGCAATATTTAGAAATGCATATTTAGTAGATTGTAATTTGATTAATGTATCGTTTTACTTAACGGATTTTAGTTGGGCAACACTAGAAAATATAGATATAAGTGTAGCGACGTTTGAAGAAACTTTATTAAGCGGAGTGACTTTGAAAAATATTAAAGGTGTAGAAGAAGCTCATATTAAAAGTATTAATATTGGTACGTTGGAGAAACCAATTTTGTTGAAATCAGATGAAGCAAAGAAATGGATGTTAGAAAAATGTGAAGTAAGTGGCTAA
- a CDS encoding T6SS immunity protein Tdi1 domain-containing protein, protein MSDKPTAFQFFVLEEKASDAVIENYKGLIPTEITDIWSEYGFGSILNGYLKIINPDDFKGILVDLYVRHEDSIPLFTTSMGDLIVWEKGRYLNLLNYRKGTVNVIAAGFDFFFEDINDESFLEEELDWLPFTEAIEKYGEIKFDECFGYVPILGLGGYERIESLSKVKLIEHIYLITQFMGPIE, encoded by the coding sequence ATGTCAGATAAGCCAACTGCGTTCCAGTTTTTTGTGTTAGAAGAGAAAGCATCGGATGCAGTTATCGAAAATTATAAAGGATTAATTCCTACAGAAATTACCGATATTTGGAGTGAATATGGCTTTGGAAGTATCCTGAATGGTTATTTAAAAATAATAAATCCTGATGATTTCAAGGGAATATTAGTAGACCTGTACGTTAGACATGAGGATTCAATTCCATTGTTTACTACATCTATGGGAGATCTAATTGTTTGGGAAAAAGGAAGATACTTAAACCTACTTAATTATCGGAAAGGTACGGTAAATGTAATAGCTGCTGGATTTGATTTCTTCTTTGAAGATATAAACGATGAGAGTTTTTTAGAAGAAGAGCTAGATTGGTTACCTTTTACTGAAGCAATTGAAAAATATGGTGAAATAAAATTTGATGAATGTTTCGGATATGTTCCAATTCTTGGACTTGGTGGATATGAAAGAATTGAGAGTTTAAGCAAAGTTAAACTTATTGAGCATATTTATTTAATCACTCAATTTATGGGGCCTATCGAATAA
- a CDS encoding polymorphic toxin type 15 domain-containing protein, protein MIKISDLQTALSSISGGPYSDQAAMQAYEKDKGFLSNHDSKKPSSSTLWKSSGEEVASNAGKPPKTAPETPKLTVKPGSTAVPEKPAGSKPSSSNKDTDGSSAKPKDNNKPPKQQDNQDDAKPNYNQEAGKGSGGVDVPRISEVEIKFKINPKHDKIEFERQLKAQEEGINSLTVEEFIQNRDRYLRDGRALEGDAAQKLARQEALKEKVTELRKQGLSREEANKKAEEWLKEQAALHNPDQIAGGKPEKIGGVGDKRVNSSIGSQWKSRIRELDKQIREIASTMTKEERESTFLNIKLKY, encoded by the coding sequence GTGATCAAAATTAGTGATCTTCAGACAGCACTATCTAGCATATCTGGAGGCCCGTATAGCGACCAGGCGGCCATGCAAGCTTATGAGAAGGATAAAGGCTTCTTATCGAATCATGATTCGAAAAAACCAAGTTCAAGCACTTTATGGAAATCTAGCGGTGAGGAAGTAGCTTCCAATGCCGGGAAACCTCCCAAGACAGCACCCGAAACTCCGAAGCTGACGGTAAAACCCGGTTCAACCGCCGTGCCTGAAAAACCAGCAGGCTCAAAACCAAGCTCTTCGAATAAGGACACAGACGGTTCAAGTGCGAAGCCAAAAGACAACAATAAGCCACCCAAGCAACAAGATAATCAGGATGATGCTAAACCGAACTACAATCAAGAAGCTGGTAAAGGATCGGGCGGAGTTGATGTTCCGAGGATATCCGAAGTTGAAATTAAATTTAAGATAAATCCTAAACATGACAAAATAGAATTTGAAAGACAATTGAAGGCCCAAGAAGAAGGGATTAATTCCCTAACGGTTGAAGAGTTTATACAGAACCGTGATAGATATCTGAGGGACGGTAGGGCATTAGAAGGGGATGCCGCTCAAAAACTGGCTCGACAGGAAGCATTGAAGGAAAAAGTTACTGAATTACGTAAGCAAGGTTTATCCAGGGAAGAGGCGAATAAAAAAGCAGAAGAGTGGTTGAAGGAACAAGCTGCTCTCCATAATCCAGATCAAATTGCAGGTGGAAAGCCTGAAAAAATTGGAGGAGTGGGCGACAAAAGAGTTAACTCATCAATTGGCTCACAATGGAAATCAAGAATACGTGAGTTAGATAAACAAATTAGGGAAATTGCAAGTACCATGACCAAAGAAGAAAGAGAATCAACCTTTCTAAATATTAAATTAAAGTACTGA
- a CDS encoding DUF600 domain-containing protein, giving the protein MGKIFEDYFSELQSDIVSICLEYVDKRADVIYICCYHELGEYGMDVFYKINDVFVEKHKVNEIYSEIDVSEERQYALLRIGNEDLLKIINLFEKYNREMPTEMKLTYDVIKNKLEATYSYDLKFTNLSKSASEVFDEWFEEVSRM; this is encoded by the coding sequence TTGGGGAAAATATTTGAGGATTATTTTTCAGAGTTACAATCTGATATCGTTTCAATCTGCTTAGAGTACGTTGATAAACGCGCAGATGTTATCTATATTTGTTGCTACCATGAATTAGGCGAATATGGAATGGATGTATTTTATAAGATAAATGATGTTTTTGTTGAAAAGCACAAAGTCAATGAAATATATAGTGAAATTGATGTTTCTGAGGAAAGGCAGTATGCATTGCTAAGAATAGGAAACGAAGACCTGCTAAAAATAATTAATTTGTTTGAAAAATATAATCGTGAAATGCCGACAGAAATGAAACTAACCTATGATGTGATTAAGAATAAATTAGAGGCTACTTATTCTTATGATTTAAAATTCACCAATCTATCAAAAAGTGCAAGTGAGGTTTTCGACGAGTGGTTTGAAGAAGTAAGTAGAATGTGA
- a CDS encoding DNA/RNA non-specific endonuclease, giving the protein MMRNIQSAEAASKKTSMGNGLATAKSFILKKWEESQRVGIVPGGFLSNHDSKKPSSGTLWKTIDEDGVGSDAGKPPKTAPETPEPTVKPGSTAGPEKPGGSKPNSSNKDKDGSSAKPKDATPKPESSKSNPVNNKTPNEVNTWKPSSTKDKDVSKPKEDTKPPQPKANDDDVKPKDNQEGPEGTGNVGSQVDDIIRDGSHMEEGKLKPNATYKTGEYEYLYKTDSEGRLEKFTADDLKLTERDSRLPHDANTPGKEPGDHAGHLAGDRFCGSPEIDNLVSQLSNVNLSKYKVLENEWAKAIKAGKKVKVEVNIKYDGDALRPSIFEVKYSIDGKIKTTNIKN; this is encoded by the coding sequence ATGATGAGAAACATCCAGAGTGCGGAAGCGGCAAGTAAGAAAACGAGCATGGGTAACGGGTTAGCCACAGCGAAGTCATTTATCCTGAAAAAATGGGAAGAGAGTCAGAGGGTTGGTATTGTCCCGGGGGGCTTCTTATCGAATCATGATTCGAAAAAACCAAGTTCAGGCACCTTATGGAAAACCATTGATGAAGATGGAGTAGGTTCCGATGCCGGGAAACCGCCCAAGACTGCGCCCGAAACTCCGGAGCCGACGGTAAAACCCGGCTCAACCGCCGGGCCTGAGAAACCAGGAGGCTCAAAACCAAACTCTTCGAATAAGGACAAAGACGGTTCAAGTGCGAAGCCGAAAGATGCAACACCGAAGCCAGAAAGTTCGAAATCGAATCCGGTTAACAATAAAACACCGAATGAAGTGAATACCTGGAAGCCGTCTTCAACGAAGGATAAAGATGTGTCTAAGCCAAAAGAAGACACTAAGCCGCCACAGCCAAAGGCAAATGATGATGATGTTAAACCGAAGGACAATCAAGAAGGTCCTGAGGGGACGGGGAATGTTGGTAGTCAAGTTGATGATATTATACGTGATGGAAGTCATATGGAAGAGGGAAAGCTAAAGCCAAATGCAACATATAAAACAGGTGAATATGAATATTTATATAAAACTGACAGTGAGGGAAGGCTTGAAAAATTTACAGCTGACGATTTAAAATTAACTGAAAGGGATAGCAGATTACCGCATGATGCAAATACACCAGGCAAAGAGCCAGGCGACCATGCAGGTCATTTGGCAGGGGATAGATTTTGTGGTTCACCAGAGATTGATAACCTTGTTTCACAATTAAGTAATGTGAATTTAAGTAAGTATAAAGTTCTAGAAAATGAATGGGCTAAAGCAATTAAAGCAGGGAAAAAAGTGAAGGTCGAAGTAAACATTAAATATGATGGAGATGCTTTACGCCCATCAATTTTTGAAGTGAAGTATTCTATTGATGGAAAAATAAAAACTACTAATATTAAAAACTAG
- a CDS encoding endonuclease V: MENNTIEIFKKMQNDLSRNIKLENSFSMNEIRLIAGIDLAYWEENEKTLAVCCICVVDLFSKEVVETKFLKAEIEVPYIPGYLSFRELPLIMNTFVFLEKDPDIIMFDGNGYLHPRNMGIATHASFYLNKPTIGIAKSYLKIEGVDFIMPDEEEGAFSDIVINHKIYGRALRTHKSVKPIFVSCGNWINIDTATDLTLALINKESRLPVPIRQADLETKKMRKRFR, translated from the coding sequence ATGGAAAATAACACAATAGAAATATTCAAGAAAATGCAAAATGATTTGTCTCGAAATATAAAGTTGGAGAATAGTTTTAGTATGAATGAGATACGATTAATTGCAGGAATCGATTTAGCATACTGGGAGGAAAATGAAAAGACACTTGCAGTATGTTGTATATGTGTCGTTGATCTTTTTAGCAAAGAGGTAGTTGAGACAAAGTTTTTGAAAGCGGAAATCGAGGTACCGTATATACCCGGATATTTATCATTTAGAGAGTTACCTTTAATTATGAATACATTTGTTTTTTTAGAAAAAGATCCGGATATTATAATGTTTGATGGGAATGGATACTTGCATCCTCGAAATATGGGAATTGCGACACATGCTTCTTTCTATCTTAATAAACCAACAATAGGTATTGCAAAAAGCTACTTGAAAATTGAAGGGGTTGATTTTATTATGCCCGATGAAGAAGAAGGGGCTTTCTCTGATATTGTGATAAATCACAAAATCTATGGGAGAGCATTACGAACACATAAAAGTGTAAAGCCCATTTTCGTCTCCTGTGGTAATTGGATAAATATCGATACTGCTACAGACCTTACATTAGCGTTAATTAATAAGGAAAGTAGACTCCCTGTACCAATCAGACAAGCAGATTTAGAAACAAAAAAAATGAGGAAAAGATTCAGATGA
- a CDS encoding toxin-antitoxin system YwqK family antitoxin, which yields MLDYNLLSIEEVLLEGIEFAGEVCFSGKHGQEVFDKPIEDGGNPISGLLYERYKNGNLVYYSYYKNGVAEGDYVEFYKDGKIESFQQMIKGAVHGKSVCWYEDGNIKSVAECKYGFKLTYKEWDVEGQLITEKTEPSVFEKEMIDKYDAWAEQDGK from the coding sequence ATGTTGGATTATAATCTTCTTTCCATAGAAGAAGTGTTGTTAGAAGGGATAGAATTTGCAGGAGAGGTTTGTTTTTCTGGTAAGCATGGGCAAGAAGTATTTGATAAACCTATAGAGGATGGTGGTAATCCAATATCAGGTCTTTTATATGAAAGATATAAAAATGGTAATTTGGTTTATTACAGTTATTATAAGAATGGTGTGGCGGAGGGAGATTATGTGGAATTTTATAAAGACGGCAAAATTGAGAGTTTTCAACAAATGATTAAGGGCGCTGTACATGGTAAATCTGTTTGTTGGTATGAGGATGGTAATATAAAATCAGTTGCAGAATGCAAGTACGGTTTTAAGCTAACATACAAAGAGTGGGATGTAGAAGGACAATTAATAACAGAAAAAACTGAGCCGAGTGTTTTTGAAAAAGAAATGATAGATAAGTATGACGCATGGGCTGAGCAAGATGGAAAATAA